One genomic window of Caenorhabditis elegans chromosome I includes the following:
- the simr-1 gene encoding Protein simr-1 (Confirmed by transcript evidence), whose product MSNEKQQWDDAYCLAEEMHDAGRPFKREELNIADQFICSRFSTIFEYDPYKDTYGFRNQELTHAIPVKSKCRHISDVDILELKKNTANADIRFPSYLNICPVYAMHPFTVLAFDLSKPVPMGMNASMENAAPNMKSPTEAEITPGTIYIFKHRDNKCYRCVILFEDGDNNVSDADRKYMVAFLDTPQVVSVKLKTLFHLGKFTIESYPCALYCCRAVGILEIRKDFGADLNGQINEFYKDKVKRKSGVHALIYKKDDRGDKLIFDCPSILGTSMTMALEIKDVIGHRSVAENDPTALSYDELVSKQLPTVDIDDHNSSVVLDLEESVIAQELGSTNGADCPCNNDNIDDFMQSQRQNPLDNNRDNWDRINESRSSMQSFAINQSQAITANPTPQPTFDESSGEVQTIPESINNLALNGRYLEDGRGTEEIREERSVESRQIGNQVVSQASCNYLEARQNSTQTANAESVCAIISESHAALPTDIQVIPSQHVLNENNHTVLPSVAPIIRNATGHSHIFGRQIPSPAFRRESLSSGNSIQVATFAATTGPCGSNTSRPTAQNTANSSINQDMSISNSSTNARLITIAQDNLNDTENWPNSEREQSATEMESGAEATTNSAVDEFAQVSDDMKGLADSMINFLRLTANSNNQDAFKANIFAMELISTKIPNQLTKRFFTLKIAEAKSLAEGFN is encoded by the exons ATGAGCAATGAGAAGCAGCAATGGGACGACGCCTACTGTCTTGCTGAGGAGATGCATGATGCAGGAAGACCGTTCAAACGCGAAGAATTAAATATTGCTGATCAGTTTATATGCTCTCGTTTCTCCACAATCTTTGAATATGATCCGTACAAAG ACACATATGGTTTTCGCAATCAAGAGCTAACGCATGCCATACCTGTAAAGTCAAAATGCCGCCATATCAGTGATGTGGATATTTTGGAGCTGAAGAAGAACACTGCCAACGCGGACATCCGTTTCCCGTCCTATTTAAAT atCTGCCCGGTTTATGCGATGCACCCGTTTACCGTCTTAGCCTTCGATCTGTCCAAACCCGTTCCGATGGGAATGAATGCTTCAATGGAAAACGCGGCACCAAACATGAAGAGTCCTACTGAAGCCGAAATCACCCCTGGCACCATCTATATCTTCAAGCACCGAGATAACAAGTGTTATCGCTGCGTCATCCTATTTGAAGATGGAGACAACAACGTTTCAGACGCTGATCGCAAATACATGGTGGCATTCCTTGATACTCCTCAGGTCGTCTCGGTCAAActgaaaacactttttcatcTTGGCAAATTCACGATCGAATCCTATCCTTGTGCTCTTTACTGTTGTCGAGCTGtcggaattttggaaattcgtAAGGACTTCGGAGCAGATTTGAATGGACAGATCAACGAATTTTATAAAGATAAAGTCAAGCGAAAATCTGGAGTTCATGCACTCATTTATAAAAAGGATGATAGAGGAGATAAGCTTATCTTCGATTGCCCTTCCATTCTCGGAACATCAATGACAATGGCACTTGAAATCAAAGACGTTATTGGACACCGATCTGTTGCAGAAAATGACCCCACGGCTTTATCATATGACGaacttgtttcaaaacaaCTGCCAACGGTGGATATTGATGACCACAATAGTTCGGTCGT GCTGGATTTGGAAGAGAGTGTGATTGCGCAGGAGCTCGGAAGTACCAATGGTGCTGATTGTCCATGTAATAATGACAATATTGACGATTTCATGCAGTCACAAAGACAAAATCCACTTGATAACAATCGTGACAATTGGGATCGTATAAACGAGTCAAGATCGAGCATGCAATCTTTTGCCATCAACCAGTCCCAGGCTATAACTGCGAATCCGACTCCACAGCCAACATTCGATGAGTCTTCAGGAGAAGTCCAAACGATTCCGGAATCAATCAACAACCTTGCATTGAACGGAAGATATTTGGAAGATGGGAGGGGTACCGAAGAAATAAGAGAGGAGCGATCTGTTGAATCTCGCCAAATCGGAAACCAGGTGGTTAGTCAAGCCAGTTGTAACTATCTCGAGGCTCGACAAAATTCAACACAGACCGCGAATGCGGAATCTGTTTGTGCCATAATTTCTGAAAGCCATGCTGCTTTGCCGACGGATATTCAAGTTATTCCTTCACAACATGTGTTAAACGAAAACAATCATACAGTTCTTCCATCAGTGGCTCCAATAATAAGAAATGCAACCGGTCATTCCCACATATTTGGCCGTCAAATTCCATCACCAGCTTTTAGAAGAG agtcACTGAGTTCAGGAAATTCAATTCAAGTCGCAACATTTGCTGCGACAACTGGACCGTGCGGATCGAACACATCTAGACCAACTGCTCAGAACACGGCGAACTCGAGCATAAATCAG gATATGAGCATCTCGAATTCTTCGACTAACGCTCGATTGATAACAATTGCTCAAGACAATTTGAACGACACTGAAAACTGGCCAAACTCTGAAAGAGAGCAATCCGCAACTGAAATGGAGAGCGGAGCAGAAGCAACAACAA attctgctGTTGATGAGTTCGCGCAAGTATCCGATGATATGAAGGGCCTGGCAGACAGTATGATCAACTTTTTGCGACTTACGGCCAACTCAAATAATCAAGATGCCTTCAAAGCCAACATTTTCGCCATGGAGCTC atctccACTAAGATTCCGAACCAGCTCACCAAACGCTTCTTTACGTTGAAAATCGCAGAGGCGAAATCACTGGCGGAAGGATTCAATTAG
- the C06A5.3 gene encoding PWWP domain-containing protein (Confirmed by transcript evidence), with product MDSSEPSCSAHNFQPGDLIWAKMKGFPPWPAKVLERSEDAPARRIPVMFFGTLETSFMKPNDLSDYLPNRLIHEIPRKQKDFNKAVQEIRKAAGLQTDADEINFPTIERKSPPSSPTATGRKRQTSGRFLDAIMAGADPVKMRGTRSGSASTKTRSRASSNASASKLLRDMMRKERQRLNSESSTGSRRKLLNNALLGGGGAPSTSDAFGNDYADSTDFNALFGDAILGNFELNDDTKSWKSKRSRGSSKVFDDLFGRSRNRSGSASGRRSRMISLSGFSGVSDMFDELFNNPGDIDSHADQLMLTLNNMPSDGSIDRPLSPEMLNPILQAAVEFCDRCGYECRLTNGSWKCNSSHCGAIKTQGSASVAAARGIIDQPIRMPNLEIKTECLSDTSAEKSSLPAKRARKPKRNSDDDDSIDEEAARRANSINKKKKRVQVLSPRSRSHSPIPQITPSTSTGLLGRSNSPLSSSLRIRDRARPKHYKVEKTPPISASGHRHCVNCNGQVRPQMCGGNRHRWRCVDKKCRKWYGWVRSHEEIPKNTGRKKMTTFKSPITKPMKLMKPKKEEEDDGYPSLKRKVGRPSKNDIKIRLKMQKEVEEKQAAVNAARASQMALDAAATSSVPQQRRKYTKRKKDGLGAGTGGKNRDYSPFEDDVKKRSTSPLNDRSASYRPCAMEKRARWWTGEKRRVDASPEREFGTTPADSAAAFRMMAHAVRSAAVTRADEVGTVNGSLDLLMDSLLGSIGPLLANLTKLPVFQGDQELAQQLWNASAVHIPTFQ from the exons ATGGATTCTTCGGAACCTTCATGTTCTGCACACAATTTTCAACCGGGTGATTTGatttgggcaaaaatgaaAGGATTCCCGCCGTGGCCAGCAAAG GTGTTGGAACGGAGTGAAGATGCACCTGCCAGACGAATTCCagttatgttttttggaacattagAGACTTCTTTCATGAAACCAAATGATCTTTCGGATTATTTACCAAATCGATTGATCCATGAGATTCCAAGGAAACAGAAAGATTTCAATAAGGCTGTTCAAGAGATTCGAAAAGCTGCGGGCTTGCAAACTGACGCTGATGAgattaattttccaacaataGAAAGGAAGAGTCCGCCGAGTTCTCCAACTGCGACAGGAAGAAAAAGACAAACAAGTGGAAGGTTCCTGGATGCAATTATGGCCGGAGCTGATCCGGTGAAAATGAGAGGAACAAGATCTGGAAGCGCATCGACAAA GACCCGTTCTCGTGCGTCTAGCAATGCTTCTGCTTCAAAATTGCTGAGAGATATGATGAGAAAAGAACGACAAAGATTGAATAGTGAAAGTTCGACGGGATCAAgaagaaaacttttgaacaatGCACTTTTGGGTGGAGGTGGTGCACCTTCAACATCCGATGCATTTGGCAATGATTATGCCGATTCAACAGACTTCAATGCACTTTTCGGTGATGCTATTCTTGGTAATTTCGAGTTGAATGATGATACAAAATCTTGGAAATCAAAGAGATCTCGTGGAagctcaaaagtttttgatgatCTTTTTGGTCGATCCCGAAATCGTTCCGGAAGTGCTTCTGGTAGAAGATCTCGAATGATATCACTTTCTGGATTTTCTGGAGTTTCCGATATGTTTGATGAGCTTTTCAATAATCCAGGAGATATTGATAGTCACGCAGATCAGCTTATGCTTACTCTTAATAATATGCCTTCTGATGGTTCTATTGATAGACCATTGTCTCCTGAAATGCTGAATCCAATACTACAGGCGGCAGTTGAATTTTGTGATCGTTGTGGATATGAATGTCGATTAACCAATGGAAGTTGGAAATGTAATTCAAGTCATTGTGGAGCAATTAAAACTCAAGGAAGTGCATCCGTAGCTGCCGCTCGTGGAATTATTGATCAACCTATTCGTATGCCAAACCTGGAAATAAAAACGGAATGCCTTAGTGATACTAGTGCTGAAAAATCATCACTTCCTGCAAAAAGAGCACGGAAACCGAAACGGAACTCAGACGATGATGATTCCATTGACGAAGAAGCTGCAAGAAGAGCAAAttctattaataaaaaaaagaaaagggtTCAG GTTCTCTCTCCACGATCTCGATCACACAGTCCAATTCCACAGATAACTCCATCAACTTCTACAGGTCTTTTGGGTCGATCAAATTCTCCGTTGTCAAGCTCTCTTCGTATTCGTGATAGAGCTCGTCCTAAACATTA CAAAGTGGAAAAGACACCTCCAATCTCAGCAAGTGGACATAGACATTGTGTTAATTGTAATGGACAAGTGAGACCACAAATGTGTGGTGGAAATCGGCATAG ATGGCGTTGTGttgataaaaaatgtcgaaaatggTACGGATGGGTCCGCTCACATGaagaaataccaaaaaatacagGACGAAAGAAAATGACAACATTCAAATCACCTATCACCAAGCCAATGAAACTGATGAAACCGAAAAAag aagaagaagatgatggaTATCCTTCATTGAAACGAAAAGTTGGACGTCCCTCTAAAAATGATAtcaaaattcgattaaaaatgcaaaaagaagttgaagaaaagCAAGCAGCTGTAAATGCTGCACGAGCTTCTCAAATGGCGCTTGATGCTGCTGCAACATCGTCTGTTCCACAACAAAGAAGAAAGTATACGAAAAGGAAGAAGGATGGTTTGGGTGCAGGAACTGGAGGAAAAAATAGAGATTATAGTCCATTTGAGGATGATGTTAAGAAAAGAT CGACATCTCCTCTCAATGATCGTTCCGCATCATATCGACCGTGTGCAATGGAGAAACGTGCAAGATGGTGGACTGGAGAGAAAAGGAGAGTCGATGCATCACCAGAACGAGAATTCGGAACAACTCCCGCTGATTCTGCAGCTGCATTTCGAATGATGGCTCATGCTGTACGGTCTGCTGCTGTTACAAG AGCTGATGAAGTTGGTACTGTAAATGGTTCACTTGATCTTCTAATGGATTCTCTTCTTGGATCAATAGGACCACTTCTtgcaaatttgacaaaacttCCAGTATTTCAAGGAGATCAGGAACTAGCTCAACAGCTATGGAATGCATCGGCTGTTCATATTCCAACATTTCAATAA
- the C06A5.3 gene encoding PWWP domain-containing protein (Confirmed by transcript evidence) — MDSSEPSCSAHNFQPGDLIWAKMKGFPPWPAKVLERSEDAPARRIPVMFFGTLETSFMKPNDLSDYLPNRLIHEIPRKQKDFNKAVQEIRKAAGLQTDADEINFPTIERKSPPSSPTATGRKRQTSGRFLDAIMAGADPVKMRGTRSGSASTKTRSRASSNASASKLLRDMMRKERQRLNSESSTGSRRKLLNNALLGGGGAPSTSDAFGNDYADSTDFNALFGDAILGNFELNDDTKSWKSKRSRGSSKVFDDLFGRSRNRSGSASGRRSRMISLSGFSGVSDMFDELFNNPGDIDSHADQLMLTLNNMPSDGSIDRPLSPEMLNPILQAAVEFCDRCGYECRLTNGSWKCNSSHCGAIKTQGSASVAAARGIIDQPIRMPNLEIKTECLSDTSAEKSSLPAKRARKPKRNSDDDDSIDEEAARRANSINKKKKRVQVLSPRSRSHSPIPQITPSTSTGLLGRSNSPLSSSLRIRDRARPKHYGYSKVEKTPPISASGHRHCVNCNGQVRPQMCGGNRHRWRCVDKKCRKWYGWVRSHEEIPKNTGRKKMTTFKSPITKPMKLMKPKKEEEDDGYPSLKRKVGRPSKNDIKIRLKMQKEVEEKQAAVNAARASQMALDAAATSSVPQQRRKYTKRKKDGLGAGTGGKNRDYSPFEDDVKKRSTSPLNDRSASYRPCAMEKRARWWTGEKRRVDASPEREFGTTPADSAAAFRMMAHAVRSAAVTRADEVGTVNGSLDLLMDSLLGSIGPLLANLTKLPVFQGDQELAQQLWNASAVHIPTFQ, encoded by the exons ATGGATTCTTCGGAACCTTCATGTTCTGCACACAATTTTCAACCGGGTGATTTGatttgggcaaaaatgaaAGGATTCCCGCCGTGGCCAGCAAAG GTGTTGGAACGGAGTGAAGATGCACCTGCCAGACGAATTCCagttatgttttttggaacattagAGACTTCTTTCATGAAACCAAATGATCTTTCGGATTATTTACCAAATCGATTGATCCATGAGATTCCAAGGAAACAGAAAGATTTCAATAAGGCTGTTCAAGAGATTCGAAAAGCTGCGGGCTTGCAAACTGACGCTGATGAgattaattttccaacaataGAAAGGAAGAGTCCGCCGAGTTCTCCAACTGCGACAGGAAGAAAAAGACAAACAAGTGGAAGGTTCCTGGATGCAATTATGGCCGGAGCTGATCCGGTGAAAATGAGAGGAACAAGATCTGGAAGCGCATCGACAAA GACCCGTTCTCGTGCGTCTAGCAATGCTTCTGCTTCAAAATTGCTGAGAGATATGATGAGAAAAGAACGACAAAGATTGAATAGTGAAAGTTCGACGGGATCAAgaagaaaacttttgaacaatGCACTTTTGGGTGGAGGTGGTGCACCTTCAACATCCGATGCATTTGGCAATGATTATGCCGATTCAACAGACTTCAATGCACTTTTCGGTGATGCTATTCTTGGTAATTTCGAGTTGAATGATGATACAAAATCTTGGAAATCAAAGAGATCTCGTGGAagctcaaaagtttttgatgatCTTTTTGGTCGATCCCGAAATCGTTCCGGAAGTGCTTCTGGTAGAAGATCTCGAATGATATCACTTTCTGGATTTTCTGGAGTTTCCGATATGTTTGATGAGCTTTTCAATAATCCAGGAGATATTGATAGTCACGCAGATCAGCTTATGCTTACTCTTAATAATATGCCTTCTGATGGTTCTATTGATAGACCATTGTCTCCTGAAATGCTGAATCCAATACTACAGGCGGCAGTTGAATTTTGTGATCGTTGTGGATATGAATGTCGATTAACCAATGGAAGTTGGAAATGTAATTCAAGTCATTGTGGAGCAATTAAAACTCAAGGAAGTGCATCCGTAGCTGCCGCTCGTGGAATTATTGATCAACCTATTCGTATGCCAAACCTGGAAATAAAAACGGAATGCCTTAGTGATACTAGTGCTGAAAAATCATCACTTCCTGCAAAAAGAGCACGGAAACCGAAACGGAACTCAGACGATGATGATTCCATTGACGAAGAAGCTGCAAGAAGAGCAAAttctattaataaaaaaaagaaaagggtTCAG GTTCTCTCTCCACGATCTCGATCACACAGTCCAATTCCACAGATAACTCCATCAACTTCTACAGGTCTTTTGGGTCGATCAAATTCTCCGTTGTCAAGCTCTCTTCGTATTCGTGATAGAGCTCGTCCTAAACATTA TGGTTACAGCAAAGTGGAAAAGACACCTCCAATCTCAGCAAGTGGACATAGACATTGTGTTAATTGTAATGGACAAGTGAGACCACAAATGTGTGGTGGAAATCGGCATAG ATGGCGTTGTGttgataaaaaatgtcgaaaatggTACGGATGGGTCCGCTCACATGaagaaataccaaaaaatacagGACGAAAGAAAATGACAACATTCAAATCACCTATCACCAAGCCAATGAAACTGATGAAACCGAAAAAag aagaagaagatgatggaTATCCTTCATTGAAACGAAAAGTTGGACGTCCCTCTAAAAATGATAtcaaaattcgattaaaaatgcaaaaagaagttgaagaaaagCAAGCAGCTGTAAATGCTGCACGAGCTTCTCAAATGGCGCTTGATGCTGCTGCAACATCGTCTGTTCCACAACAAAGAAGAAAGTATACGAAAAGGAAGAAGGATGGTTTGGGTGCAGGAACTGGAGGAAAAAATAGAGATTATAGTCCATTTGAGGATGATGTTAAGAAAAGAT CGACATCTCCTCTCAATGATCGTTCCGCATCATATCGACCGTGTGCAATGGAGAAACGTGCAAGATGGTGGACTGGAGAGAAAAGGAGAGTCGATGCATCACCAGAACGAGAATTCGGAACAACTCCCGCTGATTCTGCAGCTGCATTTCGAATGATGGCTCATGCTGTACGGTCTGCTGCTGTTACAAG AGCTGATGAAGTTGGTACTGTAAATGGTTCACTTGATCTTCTAATGGATTCTCTTCTTGGATCAATAGGACCACTTCTtgcaaatttgacaaaacttCCAGTATTTCAAGGAGATCAGGAACTAGCTCAACAGCTATGGAATGCATCGGCTGTTCATATTCCAACATTTCAATAA
- the sir-2.4 gene encoding NAD-dependent protein deacetylase sir-2.4 (Confirmed by transcript evidence) translates to MTSVYESLLSDYPDKGVIGKPEIRDTETEIIEKLRTLYNHFVQAKQTGKPIFVLIGAGVSTGSKLPDFRGKQGVWTLQAEGKHAEGVDFQVARPGVSHKSILALHKAGYIKTIITQNVDGLDRKVGIPVEDLIEVHGNLFLEVCQSCFSEYVREEIVMSVGLCPTGRNCEGNKRTGRSCRGKLRDATLDWDTEISLNHLDRIRKAWKQTSHLLCIGTSLEIIPMGSLPLDAKSKGIKTTTINYQETAHEKIVETAIHADVKLILYSLCNALGVNVDLGDDLPDEVPIPLKIS, encoded by the exons atgacatCAGTTTATGAAAGTCTTTTATCAGACTATCCAGACAAAGGAGTAATTGGAAAACCTGAg atccgaGACACTGAAACTGAAATAATTGAGAAACTCCGCACTTTGTACAACCATTTCGTCCAAGCTAAACAAACcggaaaaccaatttttgttcttatCGGAGCCGGTGTGAGCACTGGATCGAAACTTCCAGATTTTCGAGGAAAACAAGGCGTTTGGACATTACAAGCTGAAGGAAAACATGCAGAAGGAGTGGACTTTCAAGTT gCTCGTCCCGGAGTCTCACACAAATCAATATTGGCACTTCACAAGGCGGGTTACATCAAAACGATAATCACACAGAATGTTGATGGATTGGATCGAAAAGTCGGGATTCCAGTTGAAGATCTCATTGAAGTACATGGAAATTTATTTCTAGAAGTCTGTCAATCATGTTTTag TGAATATGTACGAGAGGAAATTGTAATGAGTGTTGGCCTGTGTCCAACTGGTCGTAATTGTGAAGGAAACAAACGAACCGGGCGATCGTGTCGTGGTAAACTTCGTGATGCAACTCTCGATTGGGATACAGAAATCAGTTTAAATCATTTGGACAGAATCCGAAAAGCATGGAAACAAACATCTCATCTTCTTTGTATTGGAACATCACTTGAAATTATTCCAATGGGATCTCTACCACTTGATGCAAAATCAAAAGGAATTAAAACAACTACAATTAATTATCAGGAAACTGCACAT gaaaaaatcgtGGAAACTGCAATTCATGCTGACGTTAAACTTATTCTTTACTCATTATGCAATGCACTTGGAGTGAATGTTGATCTTGGAGATGATCTACCGGATGAAGTGCCTATTCCATTGAAAATTAGCTAA
- the unc-94 gene encoding Tropomodulin (Confirmed by transcript evidence), translating into MSNMEPPPPMFPRSRIYHSYYSEEKTFSAPSANSQQGTQLPSKVYNKGLKDNDIEGLLSSLSIDELEDLNNDFDPDNSMLPPSQRCRDQTDKEPTGPYKRDNLLKFLEDKAKTEKDWEDVCPYTPGQKRGKVYDSDSGRNSEEPENGKMEMPIEIDLDDDEEELECALVTAPEKDLVDLAGILGMHNVLNQPQYYNALKGKTQDESTGTTFNGIMQSYVPRIVPDEPDNDTDVESCINRLREDDTDLKEVNINNMKRVSKERIRSLIEAACNSKHIEKFSLANTAISDSEARGLIELIETSPSLRVLNVESNFLTPELLARLLRSTLVTQSIVEFKADNQRQSVLGNQVEMDMMMAIEENESLLRVGISFASMEARHRVSEALERNYERVRLRRLGKDPNV; encoded by the exons atgaGTAACATGGAGCCTCCACCACCCATGTTTCCTAGATCACGAATTTATCATAG ttactaTTCTGAAGAGAAGACCTTCTCAGCACCGTCAGCGAATAGTCAACAGGGAACTCAACTACCTTCAAAAGTCTACAATAAAGGATTAAAA GATAATGATATTGAAGGCCTTCTTTCAAGTTTATCGATTGATGAATTGGAGGATCTCAACAATGATTTTGATCctgat aattcaATGCTTCCTCCTTCCCAACGTTGTCGTGATCAAACAGACAAAGAACCAACGGGACCTTACAAACGAGATAATTTACTAAAATTCCTGGAAGATAAGGCTAAAACCGAAAAAGATTGGGAAGATGTGTGCCCCTATACGCCTGGACAAAAACGTGGAAAAGTGTATGATAGTGATAGTGGACGGAATTCAGAAGAACCTGAAAATGGTAAAATGGAGATGccaattgaaattgatttggatgatgatgaagaagagcTCGAGTGTGCTCTTGTAACTGCCCCTGAAAAGGATCTCGTTGATTTGGCTGGAATTTTGG GTATGCACAATGTGCTCAATCAACCACAATATTATAATGCACTAAAAGGAAAAACACAAGATGAGTCGACAGGAACGACATTTAATGGAATTATGCAATCATATGTTCCACGTATTGTTCCCGATGAGCCTGATAATGATACTGATGTTGAATCATGTattaa CCGGTTACGAGAAGACGATACAGACTTGAAGGAGGTTAATATTAACAATATGAAACGAGTGTCGAAG GAACGTATTCGATCACTGATCGAGGCGGCATGCAACAGTAAAcatattgaaaagttttcattgGCCAACACAGCGATTTCGGATTCTGAAGCgaga GGACTCATTGAGCTTATCGAAACATCACCATCCCTTCGTGTTCTGAATGTTGAATCCAATTTCCTGACTCCTGAATTATTGGCTCGATTGCTGCGATCAACACTTGTGACACAATCAATTGTTGAATTTAAAGCAGATAATCAG cggCAATCTGTGCTCGGAAATCAAGTAGAAATGGATATGATGATGgcaattgaagaaaatgaatcaCTGCTTCGAGTGGGAATTTCATTTGCTTCAATGGAAGCAAGACATCGAGTTTCAGAAGCATTGGAAAGGAATTATGAAAGAG TACGTCTGCGTCGATTGGGAAAAGATCCGAATGTCTGA
- the unc-94 gene encoding Tropomodulin (Confirmed by transcript evidence), which translates to MSQAKTDYYSEEKTFSAPSANSQQGTQLPSKVYNKGLKDLEDNDIEGLLSSLSIDELEDLNNDFDPDNSMLPPSQRCRDQTDKEPTGPYKRDNLLKFLEDKAKTEKDWEDVCPYTPGQKRGKVYDSDSGRNSEEPENGKMEMPIEIDLDDDEEELECALVTAPEKDLVDLAGILGMHNVLNQPQYYNALKGKTQDESTGTTFNGIMQSYVPRIVPDEPDNDTDVESCINRLREDDTDLKEVNINNMKRVSKERIRSLIEAACNSKHIEKFSLANTAISDSEARGLIELIETSPSLRVLNVESNFLTPELLARLLRSTLVTQSIVEFKADNQRQSVLGNQVEMDMMMAIEENESLLRVGISFASMEARHRVSEALERNYERVRLRRLGKDPNV; encoded by the exons ATGAGTCAGGCTAAAACTGA ttactaTTCTGAAGAGAAGACCTTCTCAGCACCGTCAGCGAATAGTCAACAGGGAACTCAACTACCTTCAAAAGTCTACAATAAAGGATTAAAA GATTTGGAGGATAATGATATTGAAGGCCTTCTTTCAAGTTTATCGATTGATGAATTGGAGGATCTCAACAATGATTTTGATCctgat aattcaATGCTTCCTCCTTCCCAACGTTGTCGTGATCAAACAGACAAAGAACCAACGGGACCTTACAAACGAGATAATTTACTAAAATTCCTGGAAGATAAGGCTAAAACCGAAAAAGATTGGGAAGATGTGTGCCCCTATACGCCTGGACAAAAACGTGGAAAAGTGTATGATAGTGATAGTGGACGGAATTCAGAAGAACCTGAAAATGGTAAAATGGAGATGccaattgaaattgatttggatgatgatgaagaagagcTCGAGTGTGCTCTTGTAACTGCCCCTGAAAAGGATCTCGTTGATTTGGCTGGAATTTTGG GTATGCACAATGTGCTCAATCAACCACAATATTATAATGCACTAAAAGGAAAAACACAAGATGAGTCGACAGGAACGACATTTAATGGAATTATGCAATCATATGTTCCACGTATTGTTCCCGATGAGCCTGATAATGATACTGATGTTGAATCATGTattaa CCGGTTACGAGAAGACGATACAGACTTGAAGGAGGTTAATATTAACAATATGAAACGAGTGTCGAAG GAACGTATTCGATCACTGATCGAGGCGGCATGCAACAGTAAAcatattgaaaagttttcattgGCCAACACAGCGATTTCGGATTCTGAAGCgaga GGACTCATTGAGCTTATCGAAACATCACCATCCCTTCGTGTTCTGAATGTTGAATCCAATTTCCTGACTCCTGAATTATTGGCTCGATTGCTGCGATCAACACTTGTGACACAATCAATTGTTGAATTTAAAGCAGATAATCAG cggCAATCTGTGCTCGGAAATCAAGTAGAAATGGATATGATGATGgcaattgaagaaaatgaatcaCTGCTTCGAGTGGGAATTTCATTTGCTTCAATGGAAGCAAGACATCGAGTTTCAGAAGCATTGGAAAGGAATTATGAAAGAG TACGTCTGCGTCGATTGGGAAAAGATCCGAATGTCTGA
- the C06A5.12 gene encoding LEM-like domain-containing protein (Confirmed by transcript evidence), with the protein MVLSIDVPLKASEEATVKFLLEIAFGSQKKLNLQSTRQCLSHDVFQMPRVVPVVPNENQPSNMEEGSEGVSLPRSTTIYLSCTCIIIIGFLIAAIVLYVILPFPLDIPSDHEFFYGK; encoded by the exons ATGGTCTTAAGCATAGATGTACCACTCAAAGCGTCGGAAGAAGCTACTGTGAAATTCCTATT AGAAATAGCTTTTGGATCTCAAAAGAAGCTCAATTTGCAATCAACTCGTCAGTGTTTAAGCCACGATGTTTTTCAA ATGCCAAGAGTCGTCCCAGTTGTTCCAAACGAAAATCAACCATCAAATATGGAAGAAGGAAGTGAAGGTGTCAGTCTTCCAAGAAGTACGACCATTTATCTATCATGTACTTGCATCATCATTATTGGATTTCTCATCGCTGCAATTGTCCTGTACGTGATCTTGCCATTCCCGCTCGATATTCCATCCGATCATGAATTCTTTTATGGAAAGTAA